The genomic interval CTCTCACTGCTGCTGCATCAAGTTGTTACCGCGAACACTTCGAACCGCCGAAGTTCTAACGGCACAGATCCGTTATACTCTCGGCAACAATTACTCCAAGAAGCTGTGTCGTTACCATGAAATCCCTCGGAACCACCTCCGTTGCCGCACTTCGCCAGTATGTTCGCGCCGCCGAATCTGCCGGCGTTGATACCGCACCACTGTTCAGCAAGGCCGAACTGGATCCCGCCATCCTGGACAGCGACGACGGCCGCATCGACGGCGAGCAATTCCAGGTATTCATCGAGCAATTGGTGAATCAAACGGGCAATCCGATTCTCGGGTTGGAAACGGGCGAGTTCGTGCAACCCGGCTCCTACAGCGTGCTGGGTTACATCACCATGAGCTGCGCCACCCTGGGCGAAGCCGTGGCCCGCATTGCGCCTTACGAAAAGCTGGTGGGCGATATGGGGACTACCCGCCTTGCCATGGCTGGCAACAACATCAAGCTGCTGTGGCACTGCAACTACGACAATCCCTCAGTACGACCACACCTGGTGGATAACGTATTCTCATCCTGGGTCAATTACGCCCGCTGGCTGGCCGATGACGAGGCCGCCGCGCCCACCCTGGTAAAACTGAAACGGCCATCGCCGGGCAAGGAGCTGGAGCAGGCGTACCAGTCACGCTGGAACTGTCCCGTGCACTTCTCTGCCGATGAGGACAGCCTGACTTTCCGCAAGGTACTGCTGAGCACTCGGCTGCGCCAGCCCGATCCCATGCTGCGTAAAACCCTGGAGGCGCACGCTCTCACCCAGCTGGCATCGCTCGAAACCAACACCGACACCAACAGCAATCTGGCCGCACAGGTAAAGCACAGTATTCAGCAGCAGCTGATGCAAGGAGTCACAAGGCAGGATGTGGTAGCGGACGAGCTCGGCATGAACAGCCGGACCCTGCAACGCAGGCTGAGCCAGGAAGGCGTGTCGTATCAGAAATTACTGGATGAGGTTCGCCAGATCATGGCCGAGGACTATCTGCTCAACAGCGAGTTGGCGATTCCGGATATTGCGTTACGGCTGGGATTTAGTGAAACCACTTCGTTTCACCGGAAATTCAAGGCAATCAAAGGAAAGACGCCCGGAGAGTTCCGGGCGTCCAAAAGCTAACTGAAGGCGAAAGTCAGAGCTTGCGGCCTTTGCCTGCCGCAATGCGCAGACGCAGCGCGTTCAGCTTGATAAAGCCTTCCGCATCTTTTTGATCGTACGCACCCTGATCTTCCTCGAAGGTGGCAATCTTCTCGTCGAACAGCGAGTCATCCGACTTCCGGCCAACAACCTCAACATTGCCCTTGTAGAGCTTGAGGCGAACGGTGCCGTTCACGTAGGTTTGAGTCTGATCAATCAGCGCCTGCAGCGCTTCACGCTCAGGAGACCACCAGTAACCGTTGTAAATCACCTCGGCGTAGCGCGGCATGATGCTGTCTTTCAGGTGGGCCACTTCGCGGTCCAGCGTGATCGACTCAATGGCGCGGTGGGCGCGCAGCATGATGGTACCGCCGGGTGTTTCGTAACAGCCACGGGACTTCATGCCCACGTAACGGTTCTCAACGATGTCCAAGCGACCAATGCCGTTGTCACCCGCCATCTTGTTCAGGGTTTCCAGCACCACGTGGGGCTTCATGTCCTGACCGTCGATGGCCACGATGTCGCCCTTGCTGTACGTCAGCTCAACGTAAGTCGGCTTGTCCGGAGCGGCTTCCGGAGACACGCTCCAGCGCCACATGTCTTCCTCGGCCTCAGCCCAGGGATCTTCCAGGTTCATGCCTTCGTAGGAGATGTGCAGCAGGTTGGCATCCATGGAGTAAGGGGATTTGCCCTTCTTCTTCTCCACCGGAATGTTGCGCTCATCGCAGTAGGCCAGCAGCTTCTCGCGGGAGTTCAGATCCCACTCACGCCAGGGTGCAATCACCTTTACGCCAGGCTTCAGTGCGTAGGCACCCAGCTCGAAGCGAACCTGATCGTTACCCTTGCCGGTCGCACCGTGGGAGATAGCATCCGCACCGGTCTCGTTGGCGATTTCAATCAAACGGCGAGAGATCAATGGACGGGCGATGGAGGTACCCAGCAGGTACTCCCCTTCGTAGATGGTGTTCGCGCGGAACATCGGGAACACGTAATCGCGCACAAACTCTTCGCGCAGGTCCTCGATGTAGATTTCCTTCACTCCCAGCGCTTCAGCTTTCGCCCGCGCTGGCTCCACTTCCTCACCTTGGCCGATGTCGGCGGTGAAGGTCACCACCTCACAGTTATAGGTATCCTGCAACCACCGAACGATGACGGAGGTATCCAGGCCACCAGAATAGGCCAGCACCACCTTCTTAATATCAGACATGCCCTTGCTCCAGACTGAACAGTATGGATGTATCGAAAATAAGGCGCATATTGTACGGGAGAGCGGGGGGAATGGCTATTGGGCTGGGGTATTAGGGAGAGGTACAGCAGGAGGCCCTCCCCACCGCGCTGGCGTTGAACCACGGTGGAGAGAAAGGCTACGAACGGTAATCGATCCGGTTAATCAGCCTACCCTTTGCTGGGAAATCGCCTCTTCGCGGATGCCGTCCCAGCCTTCTTTGATAGAGCGGAGTAAATCCGCAACCTCGTCGAGCTTAGCCACATCATTCTTGGCATTCGCTTCGAACAGAACCCGTTCCATGTAGTCATACAGCCCCTCAAGGCGCTCAGCGAGATCGCCACCCTTCTCAAAGTCTAGGAAACTACGCAGGCCGCCAATGATTTCGATGGCCTTGGTAATCAGCTTACCTTTTCCTTCAAAGTCCTTCGCCTGCATCCGGGCCTTGGCCATATTGATGCGCTCGATAGCACCATTGTACAAAAGCTGTATCAGCTTGTGTGGATCGGCATCAGTGATGCTGGTCTGGGTATTTACGCGCTGGTACGCCTGCAAACCGTTCATAATTAACCTCTTAGTTTCCGACCGGATTCAGCCGATCAGTTATCCCGATTATTCTGGGGAGCCAAAGCCGCTAGCTGTTGGCTGACAAAATCCTGAGTGCTGTTAAGCTGAGAAATCAATGAATCTGCCGCGGTAAACTGCTTTACGAGGCGTTCACGATAGGCCGCAATCCGCTCGTCCAACCGAGCACGATCTTCCTCAATTCGGGCCAGTTCATTATTGAGCCCCTCGGTGCGAGCACTAATCGAGCCGTCAGCGCCAACAACACTGGTGACCAGATTCACAGCTTTTTCCGCGACGCCTTCAATAAAGGTGATATTTCCGCGGCTGCCAGTCTGATCTCCGGAAACCTTTACCTGGAGACCATCGGCTCCGCCTGCACCACTGTCGAGAAACAATACCTGACCATCACCCTTGGCTGCCTGCCCTCCAATGGAACCAGCCACATCCAGCCCGGCCACGCCACTGGAGACGGAAAGACCAAGAGCTGCCCCATCCTCGACCGACGTAATGGCCACGTTGGATTCGCTGCCATACTTACTGGACGTGAAATTAAGCGCACCACTCCCATCCAGCGAAACCTGCACCGAGCGCCCCGCAGCACTGAGGCCGGTGTTGGCACTGATTTGTGCTTGAATCTCATCCGCCAAATCTTGGGCGGTCGCATAGGTTCCTGCTGTCAGAGTCAGACTTACCGACGTTTCGCCATCCACCTGAAGCGTAAGCTGGTCATTCGAACCGTCGATGGTGACGTTATTACCAAGAGGCGCAGATCCAGCAACCGCACCACGGGTAGCCGCCTGGGTTACATCAATGGCGTACGTGCCAGGCTTAGTGTTCAGTCCGCTTCGAACAAATTCAACCTGAGAATCGGTAGCCCGCCCCTGCTCAGCAAACAAAGCAGTCACATCGTCTGGGTTGTTTTTTAGCTGCTCTTCAAGCTTGGCACGATCAAACTCAAGCCCGCCCGTTTCAAAATTGGTGGTAATCCCCACATCAGCGAGACTGCGGACCGATGCGTTTTCGAGTCCTGGAACAACCCCCGTCAACAAGCTCCGCATCTGGTTCTGAATGCCACGCACCGTGCTGTCGCCAGAAAGCAAACCGCCCTGCCCGGTTTCGGCATTAAAGCCCGCAAGACCAGAGATGGTGGACTGAAGATTATTGAATTTGTCCACGAAGCCCTGAACCCGGTCTGCGACAGCGCCAAAATCCTGCTCCACCTTTATTGTGGAGGTAACACCTTCGGCAGCGATGTCGAAACTGAGGCCGTCAATGACATTTTCTATACTGTTCGTCGATCGAGTGATCTGGATGCCATTAATCTGGACAACCGCATCCTTGGCAGCAATGGTTTCAGTCAGATTCTGAGTACCGGTGTCGAACGCGAATTGCGACAAGCCGGCGCTATCGGAACTGTTGCCGTCGTCATCAGACACGGTCACGCTAATCGCGTTAGCCGTCCCTGTCTCCTCTGCAGACATAACCAGCCTAAAGCCGGAGCCGGTATCGATCACACCCGCTGTCACCCCTAGCCCAGCGTCGTTAATCTCATTAGCCAGCCCCTGAAGCGTATTGTTCGAACCATCAATGGTTAAAGACTTGGTCTCTGCTCCGGCTCGCAATGTCAGCACACCGGTACCGATGGCCGTGCTGTCCTTGTCCGAGAATACCCCCGAGGCAAGTGACTGGGACTGAGCAAGGCTATCTACCTGGACAGTGTAGGTACCGCGGCTTGCCTTGGCGTCATCCACCGTAACGGCCACATCATCATTAGACGAGGAAGCAGAAAACGCCGTCAGGTTATCGGCTGCGCTGAGTTGCCTCATTGGGAGACGCAGTTCCGTGACGGCACTGCGCAACGTCCCGTATGCCGACAACAGAGCCTCGGTACGTTGGGTGTTAAAATCCAATCGAGATTCGGTGGGCGTCCGCTCCGCCGACACCAACTGATCAACGAGGTCAGAATTAAGAACCCCGGAACCAATACCCAGCGATGATATACCTGCCATAAAACTGCCTCCTCAAGAAGGCCATCTGTTCAATTACTCTCTTAACGGCCGAAGGCGGCAAAACTTTGCCTTAGACCGGCCAATTTTTTGTAACAAAGTGTGCCCGGTAAAACGCAAAACACCGCCGGACCCTCAGAGGCGCGGCGGTGCTGAAATACCATCGACAATGCCGAAAGTTAAGGCTGAAAAACCTAGACTTCGATATTGAACAATGTCAGCGGTTCTTCTTGCTGCAATTTTTCTGCCAACCTCAATGCAACGTCATCCGGGATCTGGCGAATGACTTCCTGGGTCTGCTGGTCAACAACGCGGACCACCGTTTGCCCAAGGTCATTATTCACCTCAAACTGCAGATCCCGCTGAACATTCTGAACGTAGTCGTTCAGCTGTGAAACCGCATCATCAAGATTCTCTCTCTGGGCCTCATTCCGCTTCTCCAGCTGCTCTGCCTTGGAAACTTCCTGAGCCTGAGAAACTGACTTATTCGGTGCAACACGCCCTGCTGATGTAACCACTGAGTCGGAGGCATTCCTGCCTTCGGCCTGAGATGACGAAATTGCCCGAGCCGGAGCTTGTTCACTGGTACGAACCAACTTCAGTTCCGGGCTGTTCAGGTTAACGCCATTCATAGCTCACCTCGCTATCCTTGGACGGACTTAAGCCGGACCCCAAAGGATCCGGCTTGTACCGCTATGTCCCGATTACTGGAGGAGGGACAGAACCTGCTGCGGACGGGCGTTAGCCTGTGCCAAAACAGAGATGCCAGCCTGCTGCAGTACCTGGGCCTTGGACAGCTTGGCAGTTTCAGAAGCGAAGTCAGCGTCCAGGATCCGGCTGTTGGCAGCGGATAGGTTTTCGGCAGTGGTGGACAGGTTCGAGATCGTGGACTCGAAGCGTGACTGAACAGCACCAAGCTCCGCTCTCAGACTGTTAATCGATTGCAGTGCTCCATCAACCACACTAATCGCGCTGTTTGAACCGTCTTGATCACCAATGTTGATTGAGGCGACCGAAGAAAGACTACTAGGCACACTGGCACCGGTAAGAACGGTATCAGTGCCATCGTCGCTAGAGGTCGTGAAAGCCTTATCGGAGGAAAATGAGACCTTACCACCTACGACCAGACTGTCAGTGCCAACTCCAGCACCGCCGTTATCACCCTCACTGATATTTACCCCTTCAAACGTTGCAACGTTAGCGCTTGTGTTCGCCGCTCCAATGGAGAGGTTTTCAAGTGCAATGTCATCACCAGCAGAATTCAAAAACTTTACTGACGCTTTATCAGCCGACAGCTCTGCTGTGATGCCGGTTGTTGCAGTCTGGGCATTAACTGCGTCGGCGATAGTAGACAGGTTACCGGTGTCAGCAACGTTGGCTGTGATTGAAGCCGTTCCTGAACCAGTTAGATCGAAGCTTACTTGTCCGGTCTCTGTCAAACCCGCCAGAGTAGCCTCTGTGCTCGCCGCAGCGGTAACACCAGTATTTTTCGTTTGCGCATTTACCAGTGCAGCGATTTCAGATGCAGAAGCATCCGCACCGACAGAGACTGATGCAGCACCAAGATCGCCAGAAATGGTCAGATTCTGCGCAACAACATTGTTGCCTCCCGTGGCATCGGTCGCGGCAGTTAGCGCTCCACCGACCGTACCTTGTGAATCTTGAGTCTGGCTACCAATGGAGCTAGCGGCAGCGCTACCGATGGAAACATCGATAGTTTGGTTCGCGTTTGCTCCCACCTGAAACTTTCCGGAGCTGAAAGAGCCATCAAGGATGTTACTGCCGTTGAACTGGGTGGTTGAGGAAATACGGTTAATTTCGCTAACCAGCTGATCCACTTCTTCCTGGAGGGAAACACGATCGCTTACGGAGTTAGTGTCATTCGCAGACTGAATAGCCAGTTCACGGATTCGTTGAAGCGAAGACGTAACCTCGCCAAGAGCACCTTCGGCTGTCTGAGCCAGAGAGATACCGTCGTTGGCGTTACGCTGAGCCTGATTCAAACCGCGAATCTGCGCTTCGAAACGAGTAGAAATTGACAGGCCAGCAGCATCATCCTTGGCGGAGTTGATACGCAGACCTGAAGACAGACGCTCCAGCGCTTGGTTGGACAGCTCCTGAGACTTGTTGAGCTGGTTCTGAGCAGACAGTGACGCGACGTTAGTGTTAATACCGAGAGCCATGATGCTTCTCCTTCGACCTATTTAGTCATCTTGTGGAAAAGGTTTGGCGCCCAGTTTGTTTTAAAGCGCCTCCCTGTTGCTTTCCTTAACGGCGCCCCTTGCAAACCCTTTAGAAAAAAATCCCCTGTTTTTGTAAAAGAATGTAATTAGCGGCAATTCCCTTCCTGTCTCCAGCGCCGGAATACCGGCAAAACCACACCCGCCGAGGATGCCACAATCCAATTAAATAGATATTTTTCAAACACGTAAGAACGCTTTCAAAAAGATGGCATACCCTTCGCATTACCGTATGGAAACGGCAATTTAATGAATAGTTCGCCGGCGCGAGGCTCAGGATTGTTCGAGCGCTAAGGTACCGGCATCTGTGAGCAGGGAGAATAGATATGCCCCAGATCATCAACACCAACACCGCTTCGCTCAATGCACAGCGTAACTTGAACGCATCCCAACGCGATGCCGATACGACGCTACAACGCCTGTCCTCTGGCCTTCGCATCAACTCCGCCAAGGATGACGCAGCTGGCCTCGCGATTTCTGAGCGCTTCACATCACAGATTAGAGGTCTAAACCAGGCGATTCGGAATGCCAACGATGGGATTTCTTTATCGCAGGTTGCTGAAGGCGCACTGGGCGAATCCGGCAACATCCTGCAGCGCATCCGGGAACTAGCCGTTCAGTCTGCCAACGCCACCAACTCCGCTGGCGACCGAAAGGCCCTGCAATCTGAAGTGAATCAGTTAAAGGAAGAGCTGGAGAGAATTGCCACCACCACTGAGTTCAACGGGCTGAAACTTCTTGATGGCACCTTCCAAGCTCAACAGTTCCAGGCCGGCGCCAATGAGAACCAGACCATTGCCGTATCGATCGAAGGTGCGCGCACCCAGGATCTGGCAAACAATACTTTCACCGCGGCTAACGCCACCCAGAATTCGGGAACCGGTTCCACCACTGACCCTGCGGATACAGTTGCAGCCGCGAACACGATTGGCGCCCAAACATTAACCGTCTCCAGTTCGCTAGATAGTCAGACGGTAAGTATCGGCGCCGGCGACACTGCCGAAGAAATTGCCGCCAACGTCAATAAATCCGCAGAAACCACAGGTGTCTCGGCAACGGCTCGAACCGAAGTCACCCTGAGCAACACAGCAACAACGGCCCTTACCGTGCCGCAGACGATAAGCATGGCGGTGGGTAACGGAAGCAGCTCAGCGACCATTTCGGCGCAAATTACCGACGCATCCGATTTGTCTCCGCTCGCCAGAGAAATCAATTCTGCCTCTGGCCGCACCGGCATCTCCGCCGAAGTGAAT from Marinobacter sp. LA51 carries:
- a CDS encoding AraC family transcriptional regulator; amino-acid sequence: MKSLGTTSVAALRQYVRAAESAGVDTAPLFSKAELDPAILDSDDGRIDGEQFQVFIEQLVNQTGNPILGLETGEFVQPGSYSVLGYITMSCATLGEAVARIAPYEKLVGDMGTTRLAMAGNNIKLLWHCNYDNPSVRPHLVDNVFSSWVNYARWLADDEAAAPTLVKLKRPSPGKELEQAYQSRWNCPVHFSADEDSLTFRKVLLSTRLRQPDPMLRKTLEAHALTQLASLETNTDTNSNLAAQVKHSIQQQLMQGVTRQDVVADELGMNSRTLQRRLSQEGVSYQKLLDEVRQIMAEDYLLNSELAIPDIALRLGFSETTSFHRKFKAIKGKTPGEFRASKS
- a CDS encoding argininosuccinate synthase — protein: MSDIKKVVLAYSGGLDTSVIVRWLQDTYNCEVVTFTADIGQGEEVEPARAKAEALGVKEIYIEDLREEFVRDYVFPMFRANTIYEGEYLLGTSIARPLISRRLIEIANETGADAISHGATGKGNDQVRFELGAYALKPGVKVIAPWREWDLNSREKLLAYCDERNIPVEKKKGKSPYSMDANLLHISYEGMNLEDPWAEAEEDMWRWSVSPEAAPDKPTYVELTYSKGDIVAIDGQDMKPHVVLETLNKMAGDNGIGRLDIVENRYVGMKSRGCYETPGGTIMLRAHRAIESITLDREVAHLKDSIMPRYAEVIYNGYWWSPEREALQALIDQTQTYVNGTVRLKLYKGNVEVVGRKSDDSLFDEKIATFEEDQGAYDQKDAEGFIKLNALRLRIAAGKGRKL
- the fliS gene encoding flagellar export chaperone FliS, with product MNGLQAYQRVNTQTSITDADPHKLIQLLYNGAIERINMAKARMQAKDFEGKGKLITKAIEIIGGLRSFLDFEKGGDLAERLEGLYDYMERVLFEANAKNDVAKLDEVADLLRSIKEGWDGIREEAISQQRVG
- the fliD gene encoding flagellar filament capping protein FliD is translated as MAGISSLGIGSGVLNSDLVDQLVSAERTPTESRLDFNTQRTEALLSAYGTLRSAVTELRLPMRQLSAADNLTAFSASSSNDDVAVTVDDAKASRGTYTVQVDSLAQSQSLASGVFSDKDSTAIGTGVLTLRAGAETKSLTIDGSNNTLQGLANEINDAGLGVTAGVIDTGSGFRLVMSAEETGTANAISVTVSDDDGNSSDSAGLSQFAFDTGTQNLTETIAAKDAVVQINGIQITRSTNSIENVIDGLSFDIAAEGVTSTIKVEQDFGAVADRVQGFVDKFNNLQSTISGLAGFNAETGQGGLLSGDSTVRGIQNQMRSLLTGVVPGLENASVRSLADVGITTNFETGGLEFDRAKLEEQLKNNPDDVTALFAEQGRATDSQVEFVRSGLNTKPGTYAIDVTQAATRGAVAGSAPLGNNVTIDGSNDQLTLQVDGETSVSLTLTAGTYATAQDLADEIQAQISANTGLSAAGRSVQVSLDGSGALNFTSSKYGSESNVAITSVEDGAALGLSVSSGVAGLDVAGSIGGQAAKGDGQVLFLDSGAGGADGLQVKVSGDQTGSRGNITFIEGVAEKAVNLVTSVVGADGSISARTEGLNNELARIEEDRARLDERIAAYRERLVKQFTAADSLISQLNSTQDFVSQQLAALAPQNNRDN
- a CDS encoding flagellar protein FlaG; amino-acid sequence: MNGVNLNSPELKLVRTSEQAPARAISSSQAEGRNASDSVVTSAGRVAPNKSVSQAQEVSKAEQLEKRNEAQRENLDDAVSQLNDYVQNVQRDLQFEVNNDLGQTVVRVVDQQTQEVIRQIPDDVALRLAEKLQQEEPLTLFNIEV
- a CDS encoding flagellin, which gives rise to MALGINTNVASLSAQNQLNKSQELSNQALERLSSGLRINSAKDDAAGLSISTRFEAQIRGLNQAQRNANDGISLAQTAEGALGEVTSSLQRIRELAIQSANDTNSVSDRVSLQEEVDQLVSEINRISSTTQFNGSNILDGSFSSGKFQVGANANQTIDVSIGSAAASSIGSQTQDSQGTVGGALTAATDATGGNNVVAQNLTISGDLGAASVSVGADASASEIAALVNAQTKNTGVTAAASTEATLAGLTETGQVSFDLTGSGTASITANVADTGNLSTIADAVNAQTATTGITAELSADKASVKFLNSAGDDIALENLSIGAANTSANVATFEGVNISEGDNGGAGVGTDSLVVGGKVSFSSDKAFTTSSDDGTDTVLTGASVPSSLSSVASINIGDQDGSNSAISVVDGALQSINSLRAELGAVQSRFESTISNLSTTAENLSAANSRILDADFASETAKLSKAQVLQQAGISVLAQANARPQQVLSLLQ
- a CDS encoding flagellin, whose protein sequence is MPQIINTNTASLNAQRNLNASQRDADTTLQRLSSGLRINSAKDDAAGLAISERFTSQIRGLNQAIRNANDGISLSQVAEGALGESGNILQRIRELAVQSANATNSAGDRKALQSEVNQLKEELERIATTTEFNGLKLLDGTFQAQQFQAGANENQTIAVSIEGARTQDLANNTFTAANATQNSGTGSTTDPADTVAAANTIGAQTLTVSSSLDSQTVSIGAGDTAEEIAANVNKSAETTGVSATARTEVTLSNTATTALTVPQTISMAVGNGSSSATISAQITDASDLSPLAREINSASGRTGISAEVNNDGSIKLVHPTGKDVVIEDFTAVDGQQLDVQGSADPAPEELQSGPTAALDSVRVAGELTFDSSVSFAVESDAAPAAAGGSVLSVAANTSAGSSPEDVAGIDISTVDGATDALAIVDAALETISGIRADLGAAQNRLESTIANLSTTSENLTAARSRIRDADFAAESAELARTQVLQQAGLSVLAQANARPQQVLQLLQG